The nucleotide sequence CCACGCTGGCAGCCCCTCTGCTGAGAGCTTCCAGCCCGAGGGAACCGGTACCCGAATAGATATCGGCCACGCGTTTGTCTTTGACGGTGTCGCCCAGCCATTCAAACAGAACTTCTTTGACAAAGTCGGTTATAGGTCTGGTGGTCTGCCCGGGATTCGAATGCAGTTTCCGTCGACGATATTTGCCTGCAATAATTCGCACTGTAATGCCATTTCAATAGAACGGATGTGAACCTTTAACGGGTGCACACGAGTAATCAGTTTGCTTTTCTTCGGCGATTGTATAGAGGCTGTTAAGGAATGAGAAGGATCATTGCGATTCCTGCTGCTCGCGGGCAATCCGTTCCCAGTGCTGTTTGATAATCTCGGCGGCTTCTTCAGCGACGGAGTGGAATTCCTTTTTCACCCGGTAAGCGGTAGCTGCGGGTTTTGCGGCGGTTGTTTCGGAGGCAGGCAACTGCGAAGCGTGAATAATGGTTGTGTCACCGGAGGCCGCTTCTGCTTCGTCAGTTTCTTCCGAAAGCCAGGTTGAGATTTCATCATCTGACAGGGGCGCTGATTTGTCCGGATTGAGATTAGCCGGTTTGGCGATCGCCTTTCTTTTGCCCGCCAGTTCGAACAGCATCGGGCCGACGCGTAAGTGGTCCCCGGGATGAAGCGGGCTTTCTGTTTTTACCGGTTTGTCATTCACGAAAGTTCCATTCTGGCTGTTCTGATCAACTACATAAAGTTGTCCGTCACGGATCTGCAGTTCGCAGTGTCTGCGGCTGACATCCGGATCTGAGACGCGGACATCGCAGTCGAGTTCTCGTCCGATTGTGATGTTTCTTTCTGGCAGCTTCAGAGTTTTTCCCTTGTACTTTCCCGACTGGATAATGAACTTTGTCATTCGTAGTGGCCCTTAAATGATGATGTGAATTCCGGGGTGTCAACAGTGGATATTGTCAGGCGCTCGAACATGGCTGAATGGCAGGCAGGAGCTGATCTGGCGGTATCAGTTTTCATTGAGCGCATTACATAAAAAAACAGGAAAAGAAAACCGGTCGTCAGCAACAGAAGCAGGTTCTGCCCCTGAAAAACAGTGCGAATCGATTAATCATGCAGGGGAACGATAAGTGCGTCTTTGCAGGCAGGGCAGGTCAGGGTGCGTCCACGGTGCTTCACTTTGACCTTGATCCTTTTCCCGCAGGGGCAGAAAAAGTGAATGTGTTTTTCTGGAGTATTCGAAGCGGTTTCGCTGTGAGCGTGTTCCCAGACATCGTCCGAAATCACCTTGATCAATTCGAGCAGCTCATCTGGGTCAAACGGCTTCACCAGATAACCGTCTGCGCCAACGCGATGCGCCAGTTGACGTGATTCCGGTGAGTCGATGGCGGTCAGGATCAGGATGGGAACATCACTTTCTTTCTGCTTCATCCGTTCACAGATTTCAAACCCGCTTTCCTGAGGCATGATCAGGTCCAGAATCACAAAATCAGGTTTGTGCATGCTGAATGAGGAGTGTGCCTGTCCGCCATCTTTGGCGACAGTCACATGATAGGCATGCTCTTCCAGCAGTGTTTTGAGGAAAAAAGCAGTGTCCTGTTCGTCTTCGACAACGAGGATATGATTGACGATCGAGGAAGTCAGTTCCGAGCGTATTTCATTGATAGCCATTGTGGAGACTCTCCATTTCAGTGTCCCCGATTCCATCGGGCGGGTTTGCGATATGGAATAATCTGCAGCGATTTTTTGTTTGCAGAGACTGCCCTGGTATCAATTGCTTGAGTTAAACTGTTGTTATTCGTCAATAGATGTCCGTTATGAAATTCAATGATCTTGTGATAAAAGCGTCAGGTTTATTATCCCATAGCGTTAATTAATTAACACGGCAAAAGTTTTTTTTTCGAGGGAAATAGCAAAAAGTCCTGAAAAACAGGGCAAATACATTGACTTTTGGAATTAAGATTACTTTACTTACGCTTGGCTTGGAGAGAGTTTTGTCTTGAATCCAAGTCTGAAAACAAATTGGCAACTCATTATGACGAGGTGGAAATCCACTTCTTTCATTTTCAAATTCCAGTATCAGGAGTTCACGATGGCAGCAAAGGCTACGACGACTAAAGATAAGCCACTTACCAAAACAGAGATCCTCAATGCGCTGGCTGAAGGTTCTGGACTCACCAAGAAAGAAGTGACCGCAGTTCTGGATGAATTAAGCTCTCTGATTTCAAAAAATCTGGGCAAGCGTGGTCCTGGTGTATTCAACATGCCTGGTCTTCTGAAGATTCAGGTTCAGCGTAAACCTGCCACCAAAGCAACCACACGACCCAACCCATTCAAGCCTGGCGAAATGATGCAGGTTGCTGCCAAGCCAGCTCGCAACGTCGTCAAAGTACGACCTCTCAAAGCACTGAAAGAGATGGTTTAAGCGCCATCCCTTCTTACTGAGATATGACCCTCAAAGATGCAGCTCCTGATTCAGGATGCTGCATCTCGACAGGTTAATCTGCAGTTCGCGTTTCATTTACAGTGCATCACTCGCTTGTCTGAACCTGTTCGAAACTTACTTGACTTTTTCGCAAGTAGTATCGGATTTCAGGTCTTAAGACCCTAAAACAGCAAATTTATTTGAAATTTAGGTGTTTTTTGTAAAGAGTGGTTTTGCGGCGACTGTAGATATACGGATTGTCGTAAGTCTTTCTTGAGTTATATCTTGCGATTGCAGTGTAATACCTCAGGTACTATTCATCCGATTCTCTTTCGGCCCGTTTGCGCTATCAGTGCGTTGGTGCGTTGCGCCAACCTCTTGACGCTCTAAATGTGGACATGTAAAATCTGTACGTTAATAGATCATCAGTATTTTCACTGATAGATTGCAGTGGTGGAAAGCCTACCAGTCAACACCACGTCAGGATTTACGTAGGATGCTTTATGTATCCTGAAAGAGAACATTGGCATGTTAGTTTTATCCCGAAAGAAGAATGAGAAAATCGTGATTGACGAAAACATCGTCATTACGATCGTCGAGATACGCGGTGATAAAGTCCGCTTGGGGATCGAGGCACCTCGAGAAGTGCCCATTCATCGTAGTGAAGTCTATGACGCAATTCAGAACGAGCAGAATTCCGTTCCCGAAGAACCGAAGTCAGTTCCCGATGCGAAGAATGATGCTTCGGAGTTACTGCAGTAAAAGGTCTGTCTGTTCATCTATGAATACTAACATGCCGCTTCACCGCGGCTTTTTTTAGCTTTACAATTCTGCGGAAATCAGTCCAGCCAGAGCAATTAGAAGTTTTTTTCAGAGATCCTGAATTCTATTAACGCCGTCCGCTTGACTTATCCGATGGAAAGCTTAGATTACTATTTCTTGACGGCCCCATCGTCTAGTTAGGCCCAGGACATCGGGTTTTCATCCCGAAAACAGGGGTTCAAATCCCCTTGGGGTCATTTACCCAGCAGCGACTATTATCCTGGATAGTCGCTGCTTTTTTTATGCGCCTTTTTCTGTTGCCCGTTCTCCGCGATAACGCTGAGAGAAAGCATGCAAAACGTTTAAGCCTGTCCGCTGTCGGCAGAGTTGAGAATTTCCTCAGCAAATTCAGCGATGCGAAATACAGCTGCTGCAATGGTAGCCATGTTTGCTTCACTGGTCAGCAGGACCGGGTGATGCAGCACAATCAGATTGTGGTCACATTCAGTCGCGACGTTGAGTGCGCCTGTTTTTCGATATCGACGTCGGCTGTGTATGGCGTGTAGTGCCCTGAATCCCGGATAGACGGCGATCCCTTCTGCTTGCATTGACTGGCAGAACAGGTCACGTGAGAGCCCTGAGAACGCCGCAGGCTGATACAGGAAGCCCAGCTTGTAATAGCCAGGTGTGCTGACTGTCTGCGAAGAGAGTTGCTGATTTCTAAAAGCGATCAGTCCCGAGTCATTACCAAGCTGTGTGAGAAGAGTGTCCACGTGTTTCTGGCGAATCTGATTCCGGGTCTCGAGCATTTCCAGTTGAGGAAGCAGCAGACCAGCCTGCAGTTCGGTCAGCGGGTAGGCTTCGTTCCCACGATGTGAATAAAGACGGATTCGTTGTGCAATCTGCGGTGATCGTGTCAGGACCGCCCCGCCGCGACCCGCTGTGAGCAGTTTACTGCCTCCAAAGCTGAGAATACCAATCTCACCCCAACTACCCGCGATCTGGTCTTCTATACGGGCCCCGGGCACCTGGCAGGCATCTTCTATCACAGGAATTTCGTATTGCTTCGCGATGCTGGTGAGTCGCTGCATGGAAACCAGACCGCCATGCAGATGGGAGACCAGAATTCCTTTTGTGGATTCGGTAATGGCCTGTTCCAGCAGATTCAGGTCGAGATTAAAATTATCTGCAGCAACGTCAACCAGGACGGGAGTGGCACCGACCGTTGCGATGTTTTTAAAATTCCCTTCAAAGTCATAGGCGGCGAGAATGACTTCATCACCGGGACCGATCCCCAGTCCCCGCAGAGCCAGTTCAACAGCAGCCGTTCCGCTTGAGCAGAGAATCG is from Gimesia maris and encodes:
- the csrA gene encoding carbon storage regulator CsrA, with translation MLVLSRKKNEKIVIDENIVITIVEIRGDKVRLGIEAPREVPIHRSEVYDAIQNEQNSVPEEPKSVPDAKNDASELLQ
- a CDS encoding HU family DNA-binding protein; translated protein: MAAKATTTKDKPLTKTEILNALAEGSGLTKKEVTAVLDELSSLISKNLGKRGPGVFNMPGLLKIQVQRKPATKATTRPNPFKPGEMMQVAAKPARNVVKVRPLKALKEMV
- a CDS encoding response regulator transcription factor, translating into MAINEIRSELTSSIVNHILVVEDEQDTAFFLKTLLEEHAYHVTVAKDGGQAHSSFSMHKPDFVILDLIMPQESGFEICERMKQKESDVPILILTAIDSPESRQLAHRVGADGYLVKPFDPDELLELIKVISDDVWEHAHSETASNTPEKHIHFFCPCGKRIKVKVKHRGRTLTCPACKDALIVPLHD
- a CDS encoding FHA domain-containing protein — its product is MTKFIIQSGKYKGKTLKLPERNITIGRELDCDVRVSDPDVSRRHCELQIRDGQLYVVDQNSQNGTFVNDKPVKTESPLHPGDHLRVGPMLFELAGKRKAIAKPANLNPDKSAPLSDDEISTWLSEETDEAEAASGDTTIIHASQLPASETTAAKPAATAYRVKKEFHSVAEEAAEIIKQHWERIAREQQESQ
- a CDS encoding DegT/DnrJ/EryC1/StrS family aminotransferase, which gives rise to MNSLLSEKPAILGGVPAFPEGPPEWPFPDLAINQVLQQAQQTGDWGRYHGPCSGQLQNKLADLHQAEQAILCSSGTAAVELALRGLGIGPGDEVILAAYDFEGNFKNIATVGATPVLVDVAADNFNLDLNLLEQAITESTKGILVSHLHGGLVSMQRLTSIAKQYEIPVIEDACQVPGARIEDQIAGSWGEIGILSFGGSKLLTAGRGGAVLTRSPQIAQRIRLYSHRGNEAYPLTELQAGLLLPQLEMLETRNQIRQKHVDTLLTQLGNDSGLIAFRNQQLSSQTVSTPGYYKLGFLYQPAAFSGLSRDLFCQSMQAEGIAVYPGFRALHAIHSRRRYRKTGALNVATECDHNLIVLHHPVLLTSEANMATIAAAVFRIAEFAEEILNSADSGQA